One segment of Acidimicrobiales bacterium DNA contains the following:
- a CDS encoding SCO family protein, whose product MSQSHTVPGRRIPLPSRFQLILTLLLLAAVVVVGTIAVVRKGATKSAATATTRDEFMGLSSAQGAPAPDISLLDQNGQTVSLAALEQQGKVIVLEFMDSHCTDICPIISQEFVVAHRELGSAVSNVAFVGVNVNPFHLAQSDVAAFTDEQGLNQLPEWHFLTGSVDQLQGAWKKYGVAVQAPNPNVDVVHSDTLYFIDPTGHQRWIAIPTEDHTANGTAYLPAPQVRQWGLDIASVVRQMLG is encoded by the coding sequence GTGAGCCAGTCGCACACGGTTCCGGGCCGGCGGATCCCGCTTCCATCCCGGTTCCAGCTGATCCTCACCCTGTTGCTCCTCGCTGCGGTGGTGGTGGTCGGAACCATCGCAGTGGTTCGCAAGGGCGCGACGAAGTCGGCCGCGACTGCGACGACGCGAGATGAGTTCATGGGGCTTTCCTCCGCGCAAGGAGCGCCTGCGCCTGACATCTCGTTGCTCGACCAGAACGGTCAGACGGTCTCGCTCGCCGCACTCGAGCAGCAGGGCAAAGTTATCGTGCTCGAGTTCATGGATTCGCACTGCACCGACATCTGCCCGATCATCTCGCAGGAGTTCGTCGTCGCACACCGGGAGCTGGGCTCCGCGGTCTCGAACGTTGCGTTCGTCGGTGTGAACGTTAATCCCTTCCATCTCGCTCAGTCCGACGTTGCAGCTTTCACAGACGAACAGGGCCTGAACCAGTTGCCCGAGTGGCACTTCCTGACCGGTTCGGTGGATCAACTCCAAGGTGCGTGGAAGAAGTACGGCGTCGCGGTGCAGGCACCCAATCCCAACGTCGACGTGGTCCACTCTGACACGCTGTACTTCATCGATCCCACCGGTCATCAGAGGTGGATCGCCATACCGACCGAAGATCACACGGCCAACGGGACTGCCTACCTACCGGCACCTCAGGTCCGTCAATGGGGACTCGATATTGCGAGCGTCGTGCGGCAGATGCTGGGCTGA
- the add gene encoding adenosine deaminase, with translation MDLKSYIAGLPKCELHLHLEGTLEPGLKLELAERNGIPLAQTTVAEVEATYEFDSLSSFLAVYYPAMQVLVTAQDFRDLAFAYLAKAASQGVRHVEMFFDPQAHTGRGIPFPTVINGYRQAVVAARAEFSISAELIMCFLRDLSPEYAMATLMESLSYKEWIIGVGLDSDERDNPPSKFAAVFERARREGFQLTMHCDIDQVGSIEHIRQAVEDIGVDRVDHGTNIVESPALVEQVKKRGIGLTCCPISNSFVTADMKATEIVTLLHDGVRVTVNSDDPAYFRSYVAENFTAIAAEAHLSAVDVTRLARNAFEIAWIPTSRRDALLSELDAYAAAHGVTATN, from the coding sequence GTGGACCTGAAGTCGTACATCGCCGGCCTGCCCAAGTGTGAGCTACACCTCCACCTCGAGGGCACTCTCGAACCGGGGCTCAAGCTCGAGCTGGCCGAGCGCAACGGTATCCCTCTGGCGCAAACCACCGTCGCCGAGGTGGAGGCGACCTACGAATTCGACTCACTGTCGAGCTTTCTCGCGGTCTACTACCCGGCCATGCAGGTGTTGGTCACGGCCCAGGACTTCCGCGACCTCGCCTTCGCCTACCTGGCGAAGGCGGCGTCACAGGGCGTGCGGCACGTCGAGATGTTCTTCGACCCCCAGGCTCACACCGGCCGGGGTATCCCGTTCCCCACGGTGATCAACGGCTACCGCCAGGCTGTCGTGGCCGCCCGGGCCGAGTTCAGCATCTCAGCGGAGCTCATTATGTGCTTCTTGCGCGACCTCTCCCCCGAGTACGCCATGGCCACCCTGATGGAGTCTCTTTCCTACAAGGAGTGGATCATCGGCGTCGGCCTGGACTCGGATGAACGTGACAACCCTCCCTCCAAATTCGCCGCCGTCTTCGAACGGGCCCGGCGGGAGGGATTTCAGCTCACCATGCACTGTGACATCGACCAAGTGGGCAGCATCGAACACATCCGGCAGGCGGTCGAGGACATAGGGGTGGACCGCGTCGACCACGGCACGAACATCGTCGAGTCACCCGCGCTGGTCGAACAGGTGAAAAAGCGCGGCATCGGGCTGACCTGTTGCCCCATTTCGAACTCATTCGTGACGGCGGACATGAAGGCCACGGAGATCGTCACCTTGCTACACGACGGCGTTAGGGTGACCGTGAACTCGGACGATCCGGCCTACTTCCGCAGCTACGTGGCCGAGAATTTCACGGCCATCGCGGCCGAGGCGCACCTTTCTGCCGTGGACGTGACCCGCCTCGCCCGCAACGCCTTCGAGATCGCCTGGATACCTACCTCGAGGCGTGACGCGCTCCTGTCTGAGCTGGACGCGTACGCCGCCGCCCACGGGGTGACCGCGACCAACTGA
- a CDS encoding helix-turn-helix domain-containing protein: MATVEAADSRPAGRRDGASKGEQTRQAILEAAIARFGREGFRTTAVADIARDASVGGSLVYAYFPNKEALFLAAVDEDAAAVIHDGVDSLVAEGDINEWRRKLIFTLLASLEHHPLARRLLAGLEPEVTIRVLETPALAELRKASAERLRSEQARGTIRPDIDPVAVANGLVAITLSLLMSVVQIGIGAAELYADDVAAVLQAALEVSAQHLPHDARNIESPLTDLRCR; encoded by the coding sequence ATGGCGACAGTTGAAGCCGCCGACAGCAGACCCGCTGGCAGGCGGGACGGGGCCAGCAAGGGGGAACAGACCCGCCAGGCCATCCTCGAGGCGGCCATAGCCCGGTTCGGCCGGGAGGGCTTCCGCACCACAGCGGTGGCCGACATCGCCAGAGACGCATCGGTCGGCGGATCCCTCGTCTACGCCTACTTTCCGAACAAGGAGGCGCTGTTCCTTGCTGCGGTGGACGAGGATGCGGCCGCGGTGATCCACGACGGCGTGGACAGCCTTGTTGCCGAAGGCGACATCAACGAGTGGCGGCGGAAACTGATCTTCACCCTGCTCGCCTCGCTCGAACATCATCCCCTAGCGCGCCGGCTGCTCGCGGGTCTCGAGCCCGAGGTCACCATCCGCGTGCTCGAGACGCCCGCCCTTGCCGAACTGCGCAAGGCGAGCGCCGAGCGTCTTCGGTCCGAGCAGGCGAGGGGAACGATCCGGCCTGACATCGACCCGGTCGCCGTCGCGAACGGCCTTGTGGCGATCACGTTGTCTCTTTTGATGTCGGTCGTGCAGATCGGGATAGGTGCTGCCGAGCTTTACGCCGACGATGTCGCCGCTGTCTTGCAGGCTGCGCTTGAAGTATCAGCCCAGCATCTGCCGCACGACGCTCGCAATATCGAGTCCCCATTGACGGACCTGAGGTGCCGGTAG